Proteins encoded within one genomic window of Leptolyngbya sp. SIO1E4:
- a CDS encoding benzoate-CoA ligase family protein, with amino-acid sequence MDSISERLPSVFNAAAYFIEGDLAQERSEKAAFYHQEETYTYAQVNSFVRRTAGLLSDFGLERENRIAILLPDSPEFVFAFWGAVWLGAVPVPINTACTIDDIQYILQDSRAKIFLTTQEWQEKLAPIQSQFLRHVVITDGKHPFVSRLTQQTSERLSCADTYRDEPAFWLYTSGSTGRPKGVIHLHQSMVACAEYYGRSTLGLHKGDITYSVAKMAFAYGLGNTLYMPMAVGAAAVLSDASNAFDIIADIQRYRPTVLFGIPSAYADILALDDISPLDASSLRLCVSAAEQMPKSIWQKWLKRYDQEICEGIGTTEFLHIFLSNRLEECKPGYSGCPVPGYEVQVVDEKGSLCPPGEIGDLQVSGESLMLGYWNRLQETRKAIYGSCMRTGDKYLRDSDGYFRFMGRADDLFKVNGQWISPMEIEDILYQHPQISEVAVAPESNSGEQLTQVVAYVSLKPGQEPSSELEAGIRKFAKQQLPHFKAPKKVHFLENLPRTSTGKVHRKLLRKY; translated from the coding sequence ATGGACAGTATTTCTGAACGGTTGCCTAGTGTCTTTAATGCTGCAGCTTACTTCATAGAAGGTGATCTGGCGCAGGAACGCAGCGAGAAAGCGGCCTTTTACCATCAAGAAGAAACCTACACCTATGCCCAGGTGAACAGCTTTGTTCGACGCACTGCTGGATTGCTGTCCGATTTTGGTCTGGAACGGGAGAATCGAATTGCTATTCTTTTGCCGGATTCTCCGGAATTTGTTTTTGCCTTCTGGGGTGCTGTGTGGCTAGGGGCTGTACCGGTTCCGATCAATACGGCTTGCACCATTGATGATATTCAATATATTCTGCAAGACTCGCGAGCTAAAATTTTTCTGACTACCCAGGAGTGGCAGGAGAAACTGGCCCCTATCCAGTCTCAGTTTCTGCGCCATGTAGTGATTACAGATGGAAAGCATCCATTTGTGTCTCGACTCACCCAGCAAACTAGCGAACGGCTATCTTGCGCTGACACCTATCGCGACGAACCGGCTTTTTGGCTTTACACTTCTGGCAGCACAGGCCGACCCAAAGGCGTGATTCATCTTCATCAAAGTATGGTCGCTTGTGCGGAGTACTATGGGCGATCTACGCTTGGCTTGCATAAGGGTGACATCACCTATTCGGTTGCTAAAATGGCTTTTGCCTATGGTTTAGGGAATACCCTCTACATGCCCATGGCGGTTGGCGCAGCTGCTGTATTGTCTGATGCTAGCAATGCTTTTGATATTATTGCCGACATCCAGCGCTATCGGCCAACGGTTTTATTTGGCATTCCCAGCGCCTATGCAGATATTCTTGCTTTAGATGATATCTCTCCTCTAGATGCATCTTCTCTACGCTTATGTGTGTCTGCAGCCGAGCAAATGCCTAAAAGTATCTGGCAAAAGTGGTTGAAGCGTTACGACCAAGAAATTTGTGAGGGGATTGGAACAACTGAGTTTTTGCATATTTTTCTCTCAAACCGATTAGAAGAATGTAAACCAGGCTACTCAGGTTGTCCTGTTCCTGGGTATGAGGTTCAAGTTGTTGATGAAAAGGGTTCTCTGTGTCCTCCTGGTGAGATTGGCGATTTACAGGTGAGTGGAGAGAGTCTGATGCTGGGATACTGGAATCGACTCCAGGAAACGCGGAAGGCTATCTATGGGAGCTGTATGCGAACCGGAGATAAGTATCTGCGCGATTCTGATGGTTATTTTAGGTTTATGGGACGAGCTGATGACCTCTTTAAGGTAAATGGTCAGTGGATATCGCCTATGGAGATTGAGGATATCTTATATCAGCATCCCCAGATTTCTGAAGTTGCAGTCGCACCTGAATCTAATAGTGGTGAGCAGTTAACTCAGGTTGTTGCTTATGTAAGCCTTAAACCAGGGCAAGAACCATCATCTGAGCTAGAGGCTGGCATTCGTAAATTTGCTAAACAGCAGTTGCCTCATTTTAAGGCACCGAAAAAGGTTCACTTTTTAGAAAACCTACCGCGAACCTCAACTGGAAAAGTTCACCGTAAATTATTACGCAAGTACTGA
- a CDS encoding 4'-phosphopantetheinyl transferase superfamily protein, with product MQFDQQHLNEIAAFIKRSAEISFSEHRWTAGIKAVGIDITPVYRIASLVDRYDPETLNLLFTPKEIEICQFANDSYQFYAICFAAKEAVGKALGTGLAGIGWNQIEANLAHDELSVSLHGEAKIQAKALGVQEWLANWFHWDGHVLVHVLAQ from the coding sequence ATGCAATTTGATCAGCAGCACCTAAATGAGATAGCAGCTTTTATAAAACGAAGCGCTGAAATTTCGTTTTCCGAGCATAGGTGGACAGCCGGGATCAAGGCTGTCGGTATTGATATCACACCTGTTTATAGAATTGCTAGCTTAGTTGATCGATATGATCCCGAAACGTTGAACCTGTTGTTTACTCCCAAGGAGATAGAGATTTGTCAATTCGCTAATGATTCTTACCAGTTTTATGCAATTTGTTTTGCAGCTAAGGAAGCCGTGGGGAAGGCCCTAGGCACTGGACTCGCTGGAATTGGTTGGAATCAGATTGAAGCAAATCTTGCACACGACGAATTGTCCGTTTCTCTCCATGGGGAAGCAAAGATTCAAGCAAAAGCGCTTGGTGTCCAAGAATGGCTAGCGAATTGGTTTCATTGGGATGGGCATGTGTTAGTTCATGTTCTTGCTCAGTAA
- a CDS encoding acyl carrier protein, protein MDIQEVMDVLKAILVDLGISAESLHEETLLYKDLQLDSTETVEVSLGLKRRLGVSVKLESRQDMTLIQVCGLIEAAVATSSQ, encoded by the coding sequence ATGGATATTCAAGAGGTGATGGATGTTCTAAAGGCAATACTTGTTGATTTAGGAATTTCAGCAGAGTCTCTTCATGAAGAGACTCTGCTTTACAAAGATTTGCAGCTTGACTCTACGGAGACAGTAGAGGTTTCGCTAGGGCTGAAGCGTAGGCTAGGGGTCAGTGTAAAGCTTGAATCTCGGCAAGATATGACGCTGATTCAAGTCTGTGGTTTGATTGAAGCGGCGGTGGCTACCAGTTCTCAATGA
- a CDS encoding thioesterase, producing the protein MILAPSNSWVTCPRPNPQASLRLFCFPYAGGGALSFRDWSKQLPSTIEVCPIELPGRGMRLNEPPYTQLAQLAEGIAQSLIPYLNKPFVFFGHSMGGLTSFEVARFLRRIHARSPMHLFVSGRRAPQIPDAGPPIHTLPDSEFIEELRRLNGTPEAVLANKELMQLLLPALRADFEILETYTYQSESPLNCPITTFGGLQDPDVSCAMLEAWQEQTNAAFSTQMFLGDHFFIHTARSLLLQSLDQTLNRITSQQL; encoded by the coding sequence ATGATTCTTGCCCCTTCTAATTCCTGGGTAACCTGCCCTAGACCTAATCCTCAGGCTAGTCTGCGACTATTTTGCTTTCCCTACGCTGGCGGTGGCGCTCTGAGCTTTCGCGACTGGTCCAAACAATTACCTTCTACGATAGAGGTCTGCCCCATTGAACTTCCTGGAAGAGGGATGCGACTCAATGAGCCTCCCTATACTCAGCTAGCTCAGCTAGCTGAGGGGATTGCACAGTCTCTCATTCCCTATCTCAACAAACCCTTTGTTTTCTTTGGGCATAGTATGGGTGGACTGACTAGCTTTGAGGTCGCTCGTTTCCTCCGTCGAATCCATGCTCGTAGTCCGATGCACCTGTTTGTCTCTGGTCGCCGTGCCCCTCAAATACCCGATGCAGGTCCTCCTATTCACACCTTGCCGGATTCTGAGTTTATAGAGGAATTGCGACGCCTGAATGGGACACCGGAGGCAGTGCTTGCTAATAAAGAGTTGATGCAATTGCTCTTACCAGCCCTTAGAGCAGACTTTGAAATCCTTGAAACCTACACCTATCAGTCAGAGTCACCGTTAAATTGCCCCATAACGACTTTTGGGGGTTTGCAGGATCCAGATGTAAGTTGTGCAATGTTGGAAGCCTGGCAAGAGCAAACTAATGCCGCTTTCTCAACGCAAATGTTTCTTGGCGATCACTTTTTCATCCATACTGCGCGATCGCTGCTGCTGCAGTCCCTAGACCAAACCTTGAATAGAATCACTAGCCAGCAGTTGTGA
- a CDS encoding MbtH family NRPS accessory protein: protein MARDDHDDNTVYKVVINQEEQYSIWPVYLENPLGWRDTGKTGLKPECLEYVKEVWTDMRPLSLRKKMEETAYRSDS from the coding sequence ATGGCTCGAGATGATCATGATGACAACACAGTTTATAAAGTTGTCATCAATCAGGAAGAGCAGTATTCTATCTGGCCCGTATATCTTGAGAACCCTCTAGGCTGGCGTGATACAGGTAAAACTGGCCTAAAGCCAGAATGTCTGGAATATGTCAAAGAAGTTTGGACTGATATGCGTCCTCTAAGCCTCCGAAAGAAAATGGAAGAAACTGCTTATCGCAGTGATTCATGA
- a CDS encoding MbtH domain protein: MNELVQRLSQGEHSVEASLRPEKKAAVLKERIDLGYVHIKFTDTQGGSELSVGLDHEACDLSKADFDRQSGMVHLVGELILNYVKVRCIADIDLATLKGKGHLEPLAELSPADTLAR; the protein is encoded by the coding sequence ATGAACGAACTGGTTCAACGCTTATCACAAGGGGAACATTCTGTCGAAGCTAGCTTGCGACCGGAAAAGAAGGCTGCGGTTTTGAAGGAACGGATTGACTTAGGATATGTACATATCAAGTTTACCGATACCCAGGGCGGCTCTGAATTGAGTGTTGGTCTTGATCATGAAGCATGTGATCTTAGTAAGGCTGATTTTGATCGACAGAGCGGCATGGTTCACCTCGTTGGTGAACTGATTCTAAACTACGTTAAGGTACGATGCATTGCTGACATTGATTTGGCAACTCTGAAAGGTAAGGGACATCTTGAGCCCTTAGCAGAATTATCTCCCGCCGATACCCTAGCACGGTAA
- a CDS encoding tetratricopeptide repeat protein produces MIRRATASGVNARSYHNLSGADAYYERGNARFELGDKQGALDDYNRALCFRPNDADTYYNRGNARFELGDKQGALDDYTQALALEPSFVEAHVNRGNAHFELGDKQGALDDYTQALCFRPNDADTYYNRGNARFELGDKQGAFEDYTRALALEPSFVEAYVNRGNAYFELGDKQGALEDYSKALYFRPSDSVAYYNRASVYFELGYGEKSVWDLKRAISLKFHTAL; encoded by the coding sequence ATGATAAGGAGAGCTACAGCCAGCGGTGTTAACGCTAGAAGCTACCATAATCTTAGCGGCGCAGATGCCTATTATGAGCGGGGCAATGCTCGCTTTGAGCTAGGCGATAAGCAGGGAGCCCTTGATGATTATAATCGGGCTCTTTGTTTCAGACCTAACGATGCGGATACTTACTACAATCGGGGCAATGCTCGCTTTGAGCTAGGCGATAAGCAGGGGGCCCTTGATGATTACACTCAGGCGCTTGCCTTGGAACCTAGTTTTGTCGAAGCTCATGTCAATCGGGGCAATGCTCACTTTGAGCTGGGGGATAAGCAGGGGGCCCTTGATGATTACACTCAGGCTCTTTGTTTTAGACCTAACGATGCGGATACTTACTACAATCGGGGCAATGCTCGCTTTGAGCTAGGCGATAAGCAGGGAGCCTTTGAAGACTATACTCGGGCGCTTGCCTTGGAACCTAGTTTTGTTGAAGCCTATGTCAATCGGGGCAATGCTTATTTTGAGTTGGGAGATAAGCAGGGAGCTCTTGAGGACTACAGCAAGGCTCTGTATTTCAGACCTAGTGATTCCGTTGCTTACTACAATCGAGCTAGTGTTTACTTTGAGTTGGGCTATGGAGAGAAATCCGTCTGGGATTTAAAGAGAGCAATTTCTCTGAAGTTTCACACTGCTCTGTAG
- a CDS encoding DUF3102 domain-containing protein, with protein sequence MSDLASKTRVQTSFDYQSLDVDSRILIQESAKTIKVCLRRVAKDVWKIGQQLVNVRSCLQYGQFVAWLKAEFDWTPRTAYNFINVYETFRDFESFSKIDAAASALYLLAAPSTSQDVRDAFLKRASSGEKITHKNVQKAIRDSKKKNTETITQSESSQLSKPKLEIISLISSAKPIKEAKDEKQPVAFPENISVNAKSGWYLIQDQHYLFCGDTASSEFYKHVPSAILALAITSDDWDHDWLIEQASNILILEESAVNEKTLEQLLLMFSKPGETVVFPYLPVKELLTIGHRLKRKLYLGDSDPERCIRVIECAGLEVQKLSL encoded by the coding sequence ATGAGTGACTTGGCTTCGAAGACTCGGGTACAAACTAGCTTTGATTATCAATCCTTGGATGTCGATAGTCGGATCCTTATTCAGGAAAGCGCTAAGACTATCAAGGTATGTCTGCGACGAGTTGCAAAAGACGTCTGGAAAATCGGTCAGCAACTCGTTAACGTGCGCTCATGCCTTCAGTACGGCCAGTTTGTTGCTTGGTTGAAGGCCGAGTTTGATTGGACTCCACGTACAGCATACAACTTTATCAATGTCTATGAGACTTTTCGTGACTTTGAAAGTTTTTCAAAAATTGATGCAGCGGCCTCTGCCCTGTACTTGTTAGCAGCACCGTCGACTTCACAAGATGTTCGAGACGCATTCTTGAAACGAGCTTCATCTGGTGAAAAGATAACTCACAAGAATGTTCAAAAAGCCATTAGAGATTCGAAGAAAAAGAACACTGAAACTATTACTCAAAGCGAATCATCGCAACTATCTAAGCCAAAACTTGAAATCATCAGTTTGATATCAAGCGCTAAGCCAATTAAAGAGGCCAAAGACGAGAAGCAGCCAGTTGCTTTTCCTGAAAACATATCTGTCAATGCTAAATCCGGTTGGTATCTTATACAGGATCAGCATTATCTATTTTGTGGTGATACAGCCTCATCAGAATTTTATAAACATGTGCCATCGGCTATCCTTGCTCTAGCGATTACTTCTGACGACTGGGATCATGATTGGTTAATTGAACAAGCAAGTAATATCTTGATTCTTGAAGAATCTGCTGTCAATGAGAAAACTTTAGAACAACTGTTATTGATGTTCTCTAAACCTGGAGAAACGGTGGTTTTTCCCTATTTGCCTGTCAAAGAGCTCCTAACTATTGGCCACAGACTTAAAAGAAAACTTTACTTGGGCGATTCTGATCCTGAGCGTTGTATTCGAGTCATAGAATGTGCAGGATTGGAAGTTCAAAAGCTTAGTCTGTAG